The Argopecten irradians isolate NY chromosome 4, Ai_NY, whole genome shotgun sequence genome has a window encoding:
- the LOC138321425 gene encoding sodium/myo-inositol cotransporter 2-like isoform X2, whose amino-acid sequence MLTMQNSTLADLYAGAIFIEQSLKWDIYWSIMLLLGVAAIFTITGGLTAVIWTDFVQTIIMIIGATVLMVLSFIEVGGFDGMVEKYPHAMSNNTLHSNSTNSTCGKPRDDYMNLFRSPTTGDLPWPGVIGLSINSIWYWCSDQVIVQRALAAKSFDHAKAGTIFCGFLKILPLFLFVFPGMIARILFPDTVACSDADTCMEVCGSTTGCSNIAYPSLVINLMPPGARGMMLAVMLAGLMSSLTSIFNSSSTIFAMDVWTKIRKSASELEIMIVGRVSVLLLVVISIIWVPVIRASEGSELFVYIQEVSSFTQPPICCIFLLGLFWPRLNEKGAFFGLLVGMLMGMVRFIVQYSYTTPKCGDTGPDPRPGVIKDFHYLYFSCFLFLLTGFTAIVMSLLTKPIPRQCLHRLTFWTRHSKEKRLDIGVWEQQQDKKNKHSVDENGTNIHSESFDMMVEQKIQNGDMSEESHKLNNESQKIDEESQRLQDESHKLDDDSQYLDDDSQKVEKITGGNQCVRLARHVVNWVCGTDRNITQLSSHQIQRKEMLSVEENRRWKLTSNILSVILMLVVLVFFIYFA is encoded by the exons ATGTTAACCATGCAAAATAGCACACTG gCTGACCTGTATGCGGGTGCTATCTTTATCGAACAGTCACTTAAATGGGACATCTACTGGTCCATCATGCTTCTGTTGGGTGTGGCTGCCATATTTACAATTACAG GAGGGCTAACTGCTGTTATATGGACGGACTTCGTTCAGACTATCATCATGATCATCGGAGCGACAGTGTTAATGGTTCTCA GTTTTATTGAGGTTGGTGGATTCGACGGTATGGTCGAAAAGTATCCCCACGCGATGTCTAACAATACCTTACACTCCAACTCCACTAACAGCACGTGTGGAAAACCTCGCGATGACTACATGAATCTGTTCCGGAGTCCGACCACTGGAGATCTCCCTTGGCCAGGGGTGATCGGTCTGTCTATCAACTCCATATGGTACTGGTGTTCTGATCAG GTAATTGTACAAAGAGCGCTAGCTGCTAAGTCATTTGACCACGCCAAAGCCGGGACCATATTCTGTGGATTCCTGAAGATTCTACCACTATTTCTATTTGTATTCCCTGGAATGATTGCTCGAATCCTTTTCCCAG atacAGTCGCATGCTCTGATGCCGACACCTGTATGGAAGTGTGTGGCAGTACAACAGGTTGCAGCAACATAGCCTACCCCTCACTCGTCATCAATCTCATGCCCCCAG GAGCACGCGGGATGATGTTGGCTGTGATGTTGGCCGGATTGATGTCCTCTCTGACCTCCATCTTTAACAGTAGTAGTACTATCTTCGCTATGGACGTTTGGACGAAGATCAGAAAATCTGCATCAGAACTCGAGATCATGATTGTTGGAAG GGTGTCCGTACTGCTACTGGTGGTTATAAGTATCATATGGGTCCCCGTTATACGGGCGTCTGAGGGGAGTGAACTCTTTGTCTACATACAGGAGGTCTCCAGCTTTACCCAGCCACCAATCTGTTGCATCTTTCTTCTCGGTCTCTTCTGGCCACGTCTCAACGAGAAG GGTGCATTTTTCGGTCTCCTTGTCGGCATGTTGATGGGGATGGTACGATTTATTGTACAATACTCCTACACTACGCCGAAATGTGGTGACACTGGACCGGATCCTCGCCCAGGTGTCATCAAGGACTTCCACTACCTCTACTTCTCCTGCTTCCTGTTCCTTCTCACCGGATTTACTGCTATCGTCATGAGTTTACTCACAAAGCCTATACCCCGTCAGTGT CTTCATCGTTTGACCTTCTGGACAAGGCACAGCAAGGAAAAACGTCTAGACATCGGTGTATGGGAGCAGcaacaagataaaaaaaacaaacattccGTCGACGAGAACGGCACCAATATCCATTCCGAGTCCTTTGACATGATGGTAGAGcagaaaatacaaaatggcgacATGTCGGAAGAATCGCATAAGCTAAATAATGAGTCACAGAAAATTGACGAAGAATCACAACGACTTCAAGACGAATCACACAAACTTGACGACGATTCACAATATCTGGATGATGATTCCCAAAAAGTTGAAAAGATTACTG GTGGCAATCAGTGTGTCCGGTTGGCGCGCCACGTTGTGAATTGGGTTTGTGGAACCGATCGTAATATCACACAGCTATCGTCACATCAGATACAGCGTAAAGAGATGTTGTCTGTCGAGGAAAATCGACGATGGAAACTTACGTCCAATATACTGTCTGTTATCCTGATGCTAGTTGTATTGGTTTTCTTCATCTACTTTGcttaa
- the LOC138321425 gene encoding sodium/glucose cotransporter 4-like isoform X1: MADQKVSGTLLHYGDFIVIIGYFVFILFVGLWTSRQNRGSAGGYFLAGRNMHFVLVGASLFASNIGSIHFVGLAGSGAASGIAIGLYELNALYIMLLLGYIFLPVYIASGVYTMPEYLKCRFGGQRIQISLAVLALLVYIFTKISADLYAGAIFIEQSLKWDIYWSIMLLLGVAAIFTITGGLTAVIWTDFVQTIIMIIGATVLMVLSFIEVGGFDGMVEKYPHAMSNNTLHSNSTNSTCGKPRDDYMNLFRSPTTGDLPWPGVIGLSINSIWYWCSDQVIVQRALAAKSFDHAKAGTIFCGFLKILPLFLFVFPGMIARILFPDTVACSDADTCMEVCGSTTGCSNIAYPSLVINLMPPGARGMMLAVMLAGLMSSLTSIFNSSSTIFAMDVWTKIRKSASELEIMIVGRVSVLLLVVISIIWVPVIRASEGSELFVYIQEVSSFTQPPICCIFLLGLFWPRLNEKGAFFGLLVGMLMGMVRFIVQYSYTTPKCGDTGPDPRPGVIKDFHYLYFSCFLFLLTGFTAIVMSLLTKPIPRQCLHRLTFWTRHSKEKRLDIGVWEQQQDKKNKHSVDENGTNIHSESFDMMVEQKIQNGDMSEESHKLNNESQKIDEESQRLQDESHKLDDDSQYLDDDSQKVEKITGGNQCVRLARHVVNWVCGTDRNITQLSSHQIQRKEMLSVEENRRWKLTSNILSVILMLVVLVFFIYFA; the protein is encoded by the exons ACTTCCAGACAGAACCGCGGCAGTGCAGGAGGGTACTTCCTGGCTGGGAGGAACATGCACTTCGTCTTG GTCGGGGCGTCCCTCTTCGCCAGTAACATAGGCAGTATACACTTCGTCGGACTGGCAGGTTCCGGGGCCGCATCAGGCATAGCAATTGGTCTATATGAACTTAAT GCTCTGTACATCATGCTCCTCTTAGGATACATCTTTTTACCAGTTTACATAGCATCTGGA GTTTATACAATGCCCGAATACCTGAAGTGTAGGTTCGGTGGACAAAGGATCCAAATTTCATTGGCAGTACTGGCTTTACTGGTGTACATATTCACAAAAATATCA gCTGACCTGTATGCGGGTGCTATCTTTATCGAACAGTCACTTAAATGGGACATCTACTGGTCCATCATGCTTCTGTTGGGTGTGGCTGCCATATTTACAATTACAG GAGGGCTAACTGCTGTTATATGGACGGACTTCGTTCAGACTATCATCATGATCATCGGAGCGACAGTGTTAATGGTTCTCA GTTTTATTGAGGTTGGTGGATTCGACGGTATGGTCGAAAAGTATCCCCACGCGATGTCTAACAATACCTTACACTCCAACTCCACTAACAGCACGTGTGGAAAACCTCGCGATGACTACATGAATCTGTTCCGGAGTCCGACCACTGGAGATCTCCCTTGGCCAGGGGTGATCGGTCTGTCTATCAACTCCATATGGTACTGGTGTTCTGATCAG GTAATTGTACAAAGAGCGCTAGCTGCTAAGTCATTTGACCACGCCAAAGCCGGGACCATATTCTGTGGATTCCTGAAGATTCTACCACTATTTCTATTTGTATTCCCTGGAATGATTGCTCGAATCCTTTTCCCAG atacAGTCGCATGCTCTGATGCCGACACCTGTATGGAAGTGTGTGGCAGTACAACAGGTTGCAGCAACATAGCCTACCCCTCACTCGTCATCAATCTCATGCCCCCAG GAGCACGCGGGATGATGTTGGCTGTGATGTTGGCCGGATTGATGTCCTCTCTGACCTCCATCTTTAACAGTAGTAGTACTATCTTCGCTATGGACGTTTGGACGAAGATCAGAAAATCTGCATCAGAACTCGAGATCATGATTGTTGGAAG GGTGTCCGTACTGCTACTGGTGGTTATAAGTATCATATGGGTCCCCGTTATACGGGCGTCTGAGGGGAGTGAACTCTTTGTCTACATACAGGAGGTCTCCAGCTTTACCCAGCCACCAATCTGTTGCATCTTTCTTCTCGGTCTCTTCTGGCCACGTCTCAACGAGAAG GGTGCATTTTTCGGTCTCCTTGTCGGCATGTTGATGGGGATGGTACGATTTATTGTACAATACTCCTACACTACGCCGAAATGTGGTGACACTGGACCGGATCCTCGCCCAGGTGTCATCAAGGACTTCCACTACCTCTACTTCTCCTGCTTCCTGTTCCTTCTCACCGGATTTACTGCTATCGTCATGAGTTTACTCACAAAGCCTATACCCCGTCAGTGT CTTCATCGTTTGACCTTCTGGACAAGGCACAGCAAGGAAAAACGTCTAGACATCGGTGTATGGGAGCAGcaacaagataaaaaaaacaaacattccGTCGACGAGAACGGCACCAATATCCATTCCGAGTCCTTTGACATGATGGTAGAGcagaaaatacaaaatggcgacATGTCGGAAGAATCGCATAAGCTAAATAATGAGTCACAGAAAATTGACGAAGAATCACAACGACTTCAAGACGAATCACACAAACTTGACGACGATTCACAATATCTGGATGATGATTCCCAAAAAGTTGAAAAGATTACTG GTGGCAATCAGTGTGTCCGGTTGGCGCGCCACGTTGTGAATTGGGTTTGTGGAACCGATCGTAATATCACACAGCTATCGTCACATCAGATACAGCGTAAAGAGATGTTGTCTGTCGAGGAAAATCGACGATGGAAACTTACGTCCAATATACTGTCTGTTATCCTGATGCTAGTTGTATTGGTTTTCTTCATCTACTTTGcttaa